From the genome of Deinococcus aerius, one region includes:
- the trpA gene encoding tryptophan synthase subunit alpha: MTATLTRGAERIQAAFEQANAQGRAAFIPFMTAGYPTAGAFPAVADALLEHADLLEVGIPYSDPLGDGPTIQRASEQALAGGTSTRRTLALVKELRARHDKPIAVMTYVNPIYAVGPREFMRLAADAGVDGLILPDLPPDQDIEIADLAAEYGLAVTFLIAPTSTPERVRLVAEACTGFLYAVSVTGVTGAREGSALGEVPAMLALAREYARVPVAVGFGVKDAATAAQVAQVADGVVVGSAFINAIREGQDVGALAAEIARGCQR; encoded by the coding sequence ATGACCGCGACGCTGACGAGGGGAGCCGAGCGCATCCAGGCCGCTTTCGAGCAGGCAAACGCCCAGGGCCGCGCTGCCTTCATCCCCTTCATGACCGCCGGGTATCCGACCGCCGGGGCCTTTCCCGCCGTGGCCGACGCGCTGCTGGAGCACGCCGACCTGCTCGAAGTCGGCATCCCCTACTCCGATCCCCTGGGCGACGGCCCCACCATCCAGCGGGCCTCGGAACAGGCGCTGGCGGGTGGCACGAGCACGCGGCGCACCCTGGCGCTCGTGAAGGAGCTGCGGGCGCGGCACGATAAGCCCATCGCGGTGATGACCTACGTGAACCCCATCTACGCCGTCGGCCCGCGCGAGTTCATGCGTCTGGCTGCCGATGCCGGGGTGGACGGCCTGATCCTCCCCGACCTGCCGCCCGACCAGGACATCGAGATCGCGGACCTGGCCGCCGAGTACGGGCTGGCCGTCACCTTCCTGATCGCGCCGACAAGTACCCCGGAGCGGGTGCGGCTCGTGGCGGAGGCCTGCACGGGCTTTCTCTACGCGGTCAGCGTGACGGGCGTGACGGGCGCCCGCGAGGGCTCGGCGCTCGGCGAGGTGCCCGCGATGCTCGCCCTGGCCCGCGAGTACGCGCGGGTACCGGTCGCGGTCGGTTTTGGGGTAAAGGACGCGGCCACTGCGGCCCAGGTCGCGCAGGTGGCGGACGGCGTGGTCGTCGGCAGCGCCTTTATCAACGCCATCCGCGAGGGGCAGGACGTGGGGGCGCTCGCCGCCGAGATTGCGCGGGGCTGCCAGAGGTAG
- a CDS encoding YciE/YciF ferroxidase family protein — translation MTDLQDLYLEGLQYMYSAEEQQMEALTQMAGAASNPDLRQGFEQHREQTAGQLARLEQMLGDLGAGPGGKPCKGMQGLVAEGQEIIGKGGEPAVRDASLLAAAQRTEHYEISAYGTLRTYAEILGRSQDMDLLRMSEDEEKANDLKLTGLARSINMEALG, via the coding sequence ATGACGGACCTGCAAGACCTCTACCTGGAGGGGCTCCAGTACATGTACTCCGCCGAGGAGCAGCAGATGGAGGCCCTGACGCAGATGGCGGGGGCGGCCAGCAACCCCGACCTGCGCCAGGGCTTCGAACAGCACCGGGAGCAGACGGCGGGGCAGCTCGCCCGTCTGGAGCAGATGCTGGGTGACCTGGGCGCGGGGCCGGGCGGCAAGCCCTGCAAGGGGATGCAGGGCCTCGTCGCCGAGGGGCAGGAGATCATCGGGAAGGGGGGCGAGCCCGCCGTGCGCGACGCCAGCCTGCTCGCGGCGGCCCAGCGCACCGAGCACTACGAGATTTCCGCCTACGGCACCCTGCGGACCTACGCGGAAATCCTGGGCCGCTCGCAGGACATGGACCTTCTCCGCATGAGCGAGGACGAGGAGAAGGCCAACGACCTGAAGCTGACGGGCCTGGCCCGCTCCATCAACATGGAGGCGCTGGGCTGA
- a CDS encoding sugar efflux transporter encodes MTELAPTSNPPSVSLADVWRLPHVLGLAVSVLFLGLATSLAFPYMALFGVNRVHMTPLELGIFLTVNAVSGVLVSTRLARLSDRLPDRKPLVLLTLTAATLGYGLLSVTRSYPALLLVGAVFLGTGAAAFPQLFAFARAQVAGAAGPPPDRTITVLRSVFALAWVVGPGVGALVLTRLDFRGLFLLTAGCFVLAMLPVLRVSRAGSGEESAAPPPAGPHAPDQPAPRPPLFRPALAFVLYGMSMSMGMSMFPLFITKVLHGTDGQVGFLVGLCALLEIPCMLAFAVARRLPPLGRMVKYALALFALHFALVYLSQGMGLLVVTQAVRAAVLAVTAGLGMAYFQELMPGRIGAATTLFSNTTNVGAMLAGIVSGACAQVFGYRAVFLLCGLLTLAAWLVMQSFARRRPAPATA; translated from the coding sequence GTGACGGAACTCGCCCCCACCTCCAATCCCCCTTCCGTCAGCCTGGCGGATGTCTGGCGGCTGCCGCACGTGCTGGGGCTGGCCGTCTCCGTGCTGTTCCTGGGCCTCGCCACGTCGCTGGCCTTTCCCTACATGGCGCTGTTCGGGGTGAACCGGGTTCACATGACGCCGCTGGAGCTGGGGATTTTCCTGACGGTGAACGCCGTGAGCGGCGTGCTGGTCAGCACCCGGCTGGCCCGCCTGTCGGACCGCCTGCCCGACCGCAAGCCGCTGGTCCTCCTGACGCTGACGGCGGCCACCCTCGGGTACGGGCTGCTCAGCGTGACCCGGAGCTACCCGGCCCTCCTGCTCGTCGGCGCCGTGTTCCTGGGCACCGGGGCCGCCGCCTTTCCCCAGCTCTTCGCGTTCGCCCGCGCCCAGGTCGCGGGGGCAGCAGGGCCGCCGCCCGACCGGACGATCACGGTCCTCAGGTCAGTGTTCGCGCTCGCCTGGGTGGTCGGGCCGGGGGTGGGGGCGCTCGTCCTCACGCGGCTGGACTTCCGGGGGCTGTTCCTGCTCACGGCAGGATGCTTCGTGCTGGCGATGCTGCCGGTCCTGCGCGTGTCGCGCGCCGGGTCAGGGGAAGAATCGGCCGCGCCCCCACCCGCCGGACCCCACGCCCCCGATCAACCTGCGCCCCGGCCGCCCCTCTTCCGCCCGGCCCTCGCCTTCGTGCTCTACGGCATGAGCATGAGCATGGGGATGAGCATGTTCCCGCTGTTCATCACCAAGGTGCTGCACGGAACGGACGGGCAGGTCGGCTTCCTGGTGGGCCTGTGCGCCCTGCTGGAAATCCCGTGCATGCTGGCCTTCGCGGTCGCCCGGCGCCTGCCCCCCCTGGGGCGGATGGTGAAGTACGCCCTCGCCCTGTTCGCGCTGCACTTCGCGCTGGTCTATCTCTCGCAGGGAATGGGGCTCCTGGTGGTGACGCAGGCGGTGCGGGCCGCCGTGCTGGCCGTAACGGCGGGGCTGGGGATGGCGTACTTTCAGGAGTTGATGCCGGGGCGGATCGGGGCGGCGACCACCCTCTTCTCGAACACCACGAACGTCGGGGCGATGCTGGCGGGGATTGTGTCGGGGGCGTGCGCGCAGGTTTTCGGCTACCGGGCGGTGTTCCTGCTGTGCGGGCTGCTGACCCTGGCGGCCTGGCTGGTGATGCAGAGTTTCGCGCGGCGGCGCCCGGCCCCCGCGACCGCCTGA
- a CDS encoding MBL fold metallo-hydrolase, protein MSWTRHLQVGEADVYSLTDGQFRLDGGAMFGSVPKVLWERVAPADDLNRIHLRINPLLIRLSGQNILVETGFWDQGGEKFEGMYALNRDETVFRGLSDLGLSPEDIHLVINTHLHFDHAGRNVTALGEPTFPNARYVVQKQELHDTLHTHERSRASYVPGYIDPIQSAGLFEVVDGEHELLPGLSVLPLPGHNLGQQGVVLRSGGGVLVYAADLLPTLAHTPYPYIMAYDLYPVTTLETRKRYFPQWFEERAVICTPHDPDTAFARLEEGKKGGFVGVALPGA, encoded by the coding sequence ATGTCCTGGACCCGGCACCTTCAAGTCGGCGAGGCCGACGTGTATTCCCTCACCGACGGCCAGTTTCGCCTCGACGGCGGCGCGATGTTCGGCTCCGTCCCCAAAGTCCTGTGGGAACGGGTCGCGCCCGCCGACGACCTCAACCGCATCCACCTGCGCATCAATCCCCTCCTGATTCGCCTGAGTGGTCAGAACATCCTCGTCGAGACCGGCTTCTGGGATCAGGGCGGCGAGAAGTTCGAGGGCATGTACGCCCTGAACCGCGACGAGACGGTGTTCCGGGGCCTCTCGGACCTGGGCCTCTCGCCCGAGGACATCCACCTTGTCATCAACACCCACCTGCACTTCGACCACGCGGGGCGGAACGTGACCGCGCTGGGCGAGCCGACCTTTCCCAACGCCCGCTACGTCGTGCAGAAACAGGAACTCCACGACACCCTCCACACCCACGAGCGCAGCCGGGCGAGCTACGTCCCCGGTTATATCGACCCCATCCAGAGCGCGGGTCTCTTCGAGGTCGTGGACGGCGAACACGAGCTGCTGCCCGGCCTGAGCGTGCTGCCCCTGCCCGGCCACAACCTCGGGCAGCAGGGGGTGGTGCTGCGGAGTGGGGGAGGGGTCCTGGTCTACGCCGCCGACCTGCTCCCCACGCTGGCCCACACGCCCTACCCGTACATCATGGCTTATGACCTCTACCCGGTGACCACGCTGGAGACGCGCAAGCGCTACTTCCCCCAGTGGTTCGAGGAGCGGGCGGTGATCTGCACGCCCCACGACCCGGACACGGCCTTCGCCCGGCTGGAGGAGGGGAAGAAGGGGGGCTTTGTGGGGGTGGCGCTACCAGGAGCGTAA
- a CDS encoding 3-isopropylmalate dehydratase large subunit, translated as MGMTIAEKILAAHSGHESVVAGQLIECETDWVLCHEITTPAALRMLEERGMDRVFDPSRIVAVPDHSVPAMNIKAAKMYQKLKSWVQEKGIQHFYDVGRGGIAHVVLENTGLIKPGQTLVSGDSHTCNAGALGCFATGVGSTDLAGAIYAGKVWFKVPETMLIRVTGEMQPGVTPKDLVLEVIRRIGADGANYLAMEWVGDTIDRMDMEGRFTLTNMAIEAGGKTGIVAVDDTTRAYLAQRGVTPDQYTEYTSDPDANYKVVIDLDASAVEPTVAYPHIPSNGRVAGSDRIAVTHAYVGSCTNGRIGDLRDVARILKGRKVADGVQMIVVPATQAIWKQAAQEGLLEIFVEAGASVSYPSCGACLGMHSGVLGPDDVCISSSNRNFVGRMGDPTAQIYLASPATVAASAVAGYISDPREYNAESAGGGTEAAD; from the coding sequence ATGGGAATGACGATTGCGGAGAAGATCCTGGCGGCCCACTCGGGGCACGAATCGGTGGTGGCCGGCCAGCTCATCGAGTGCGAGACCGACTGGGTGCTGTGCCACGAGATCACCACGCCCGCCGCGCTGCGGATGCTGGAGGAGCGCGGCATGGACCGGGTGTTCGACCCCTCGCGCATCGTGGCGGTGCCCGACCACTCCGTCCCGGCCATGAACATCAAGGCCGCGAAGATGTACCAGAAGCTCAAGTCCTGGGTGCAGGAGAAAGGAATTCAGCACTTCTACGATGTGGGGCGCGGCGGCATCGCCCACGTGGTGCTGGAGAACACGGGCCTGATCAAGCCGGGTCAGACGCTCGTGAGCGGCGACTCGCACACCTGCAACGCGGGCGCGCTGGGGTGCTTCGCCACGGGAGTGGGCAGCACCGACCTCGCGGGGGCGATCTATGCGGGCAAGGTGTGGTTCAAGGTGCCCGAGACCATGCTCATCCGCGTGACGGGCGAGATGCAGCCCGGCGTCACCCCCAAGGACCTCGTGCTGGAGGTTATCCGGCGCATCGGGGCGGATGGGGCGAACTACCTGGCGATGGAGTGGGTGGGCGACACCATCGACCGGATGGACATGGAGGGCCGCTTCACGCTGACGAACATGGCGATCGAGGCGGGCGGCAAGACGGGCATCGTGGCGGTGGACGACACGACGCGGGCCTACCTGGCGCAGAGAGGGGTGACGCCCGACCAGTACACCGAGTACACCTCGGACCCGGACGCGAACTACAAGGTCGTGATTGACCTCGACGCCTCCGCCGTGGAGCCGACCGTCGCCTACCCCCACATTCCCAGCAACGGGCGGGTGGCGGGGAGTGACCGCATCGCCGTCACGCACGCCTATGTCGGGAGCTGCACGAACGGGCGGATCGGCGACCTGCGCGACGTGGCGCGGATTTTGAAGGGCCGCAAGGTCGCGGACGGCGTGCAGATGATCGTCGTTCCGGCCACCCAGGCGATCTGGAAGCAGGCCGCGCAGGAGGGCCTCCTCGAAATCTTCGTCGAGGCGGGCGCGAGCGTCAGCTACCCCAGTTGCGGCGCCTGCCTGGGGATGCACTCGGGCGTGTTGGGGCCGGACGACGTGTGCATTTCCAGCAGCAACCGCAACTTCGTGGGCCGGATGGGCGACCCGACCGCGCAGATTTACCTCGCCAGCCCCGCGACGGTGGCGGCAAGTGCGGTGGCCGGGTACATCTCCGACCCGCGCGAGTACAACGCGGAGAGCGCGGGTGGTGGGACGGAAGCGGCGGACTGA
- a CDS encoding 3-isopropylmalate dehydratase small subunit, producing the protein MPKVHVFARDHINTDEIIPARHLTTDVEAELAKYAMEDYDKDFVRRVKPGDIIVAGADFGCGSSREHAVWALRGAGVAAVIAPNFARIYYRNSINNGFLALECENIVETCMDGDEADLDLGGGTITNKRTGQTLTFVPVPQFALDIQKAGGWLEYMKAREEAAGEEQHA; encoded by the coding sequence ATGCCCAAAGTTCATGTCTTCGCCCGCGACCACATCAACACCGACGAGATCATCCCCGCCCGGCACCTCACGACCGACGTGGAGGCCGAGCTGGCGAAGTACGCGATGGAGGACTACGACAAGGACTTCGTGCGCCGGGTCAAACCGGGCGACATCATCGTGGCGGGGGCGGACTTCGGCTGCGGCTCCAGCCGCGAGCACGCCGTCTGGGCGCTGCGCGGGGCGGGGGTGGCCGCCGTGATCGCCCCCAACTTCGCCCGCATCTACTACCGCAACTCGATCAACAACGGCTTCCTCGCGCTGGAGTGCGAGAACATCGTCGAAACCTGCATGGACGGCGACGAGGCCGATCTCGACCTGGGGGGCGGCACGATCACCAACAAGCGCACCGGGCAGACCCTGACCTTCGTACCCGTGCCGCAATTCGCGCTCGACATCCAGAAGGCCGGGGGCTGGCTGGAGTACATGAAGGCCCGCGAAGAGGCCGCGGGGGAGGAGCAACATGCCTAA
- the leuB gene encoding 3-isopropylmalate dehydrogenase — translation MPKVVSLPGDGIGPEVTAAAVEVLREVAPDVTIEEHPIGGIAYDNYGDPLPQVTRDAVKDADAVLLGTVGGPQNSPWNRLPRHLRPESGLLALRKALGCYANLRPVRVQPGLEHLSPLKPELARGVDILIVRELLGGVYFDGDRQIEGNTAYNTMRYTTPEVERVARVAFWAAEQRRGRVTSVDKANVLEVSELWRRDVQALRDREYRNVHLNHEYVDSVAMLIVANPSRYDVIVTENLFGDILSDLAAVIPGSLGLMPSASLGDGPGLFEPIHGSAPDIAGQGIANPAAAIMSAAMLLRHGLDRPQVANGVDRAVALALREHPTRDLGGKADTKTFTQAVLNAMGSPSVG, via the coding sequence ATGCCTAAAGTCGTCAGCCTGCCCGGAGACGGGATCGGCCCGGAGGTCACCGCCGCCGCGGTGGAAGTGTTGCGTGAGGTTGCGCCGGACGTGACCATCGAGGAGCACCCCATCGGGGGTATCGCGTACGACAACTACGGCGACCCTTTGCCCCAGGTCACCCGCGACGCTGTGAAGGACGCCGACGCGGTGCTGCTCGGCACCGTGGGTGGCCCGCAGAACAGCCCCTGGAACCGCCTCCCGCGTCACCTGCGCCCCGAGAGTGGCCTGCTCGCCCTGCGAAAGGCCCTCGGCTGCTACGCGAACCTCCGGCCCGTGCGGGTTCAGCCCGGCCTGGAACACCTCTCGCCCCTCAAGCCGGAACTCGCCCGCGGGGTGGACATTCTGATTGTGCGTGAGCTGCTGGGCGGCGTCTACTTTGACGGCGACCGCCAGATCGAGGGGAACACCGCGTACAACACCATGCGCTACACGACCCCCGAGGTCGAGCGGGTGGCGCGCGTAGCTTTCTGGGCCGCTGAGCAGCGCCGGGGCCGAGTGACGAGCGTGGACAAGGCGAACGTGCTGGAGGTCTCGGAACTCTGGCGCCGCGACGTGCAGGCCCTGCGCGACCGCGAGTACCGCAACGTGCACCTCAACCACGAGTACGTGGATTCGGTCGCCATGCTGATCGTTGCCAACCCCAGCCGCTACGACGTGATCGTCACGGAAAACCTCTTCGGCGACATCCTCTCCGATCTCGCCGCCGTGATTCCGGGCAGCCTGGGCCTGATGCCGAGCGCCAGCCTGGGGGATGGCCCCGGCCTCTTCGAGCCCATCCACGGGAGCGCTCCCGACATCGCCGGGCAGGGAATCGCCAACCCCGCCGCCGCCATCATGAGCGCCGCCATGCTGCTCCGGCACGGCCTGGACCGCCCCCAGGTCGCCAACGGGGTGGACCGCGCGGTGGCCCTGGCCCTGCGCGAACACCCCACCCGCGACCTGGGGGGCAAGGCCGATACAAAGACCTTTACGCAGGCAGTCCTGAACGCGATGGGCAGCCCGAGCGTGGGGTAA
- a CDS encoding N-acetylmuramoyl-L-alanine amidase family protein encodes MPPRRAVLALTLLTLPALAGARAAPQVFVAYPPEGHRVAFDHVLLEGSVPPGAGLRIGGQAVQVGPDGLFILWWPLRVGTNDLRLSATLGGQTGTRTLRVTRTVAAPLPATPTRIDRESLTPGEPLEFWDVAGDTPAERTVALSFRGSPGGRAAFRVAGGPPQPMREVGAGRYEAAYEVPVSSRLAAAPITVTLTGRDGRTVSATARGTLSSMAGGQQAGIQRPGTVPGLGLNDSGNVTTTLDGAPFLHPRGGMTFTLVGRQGRDVRARLAPGVSVLISEAQLDVLPGVPLPGVGGVVHLDSPVAALSPLTAALVARPTALLTDDLRIRVPLGGARVPFTVAQDQEGRRLTLTLYGLEAAPTLPVPLADPLIAGAEVQPVGLGVTRLTLDLTAAQAWGFTANYDGDDLLLTVRRPPVLDPARPLTGRVIVLDAGHGGTQLGGAGALRVPEKDLTLPVARRAAELLRSRGAQVVLTREADVTLGLYERGLTAEAVRADLLVSIHANALPDGRDPRGIRGPEVYFTHPQAQAPAAAILAALRRTLPDLGPGSGLKPGADLALTRPTTQPSLLVETAYLTDPGNLRVLMDSAGRERLAQAIAAGITDFYAGQVGGH; translated from the coding sequence ATGCCGCCCCGCCGCGCTGTCCTCGCGCTCACCCTGCTCACTCTTCCCGCACTCGCCGGGGCACGGGCCGCCCCCCAGGTATTCGTCGCCTACCCGCCCGAGGGGCACCGAGTCGCCTTCGACCATGTGCTGCTGGAGGGCAGCGTGCCGCCCGGCGCGGGGCTGAGAATTGGGGGGCAGGCGGTGCAGGTCGGCCCGGACGGCCTCTTCATCCTGTGGTGGCCGCTGAGGGTGGGCACGAACGACCTGCGCCTGAGCGCCACGCTGGGTGGGCAGACGGGCACGCGGACACTGCGCGTGACTCGCACGGTGGCGGCCCCCCTCCCCGCCACGCCCACCCGGATTGACCGCGAAAGCCTGACACCGGGGGAACCGCTCGAATTCTGGGACGTGGCGGGGGACACGCCTGCTGAGCGGACGGTCGCCCTCTCGTTTCGGGGATCGCCCGGCGGACGGGCCGCCTTCCGGGTGGCGGGCGGGCCGCCCCAACCCATGCGGGAGGTGGGCGCGGGGAGGTACGAGGCGGCCTACGAGGTGCCGGTCTCGTCCCGACTTGCGGCGGCTCCCATCACCGTCACCCTCACCGGACGGGATGGCCGGACCGTCTCGGCGACTGCACGGGGAACCCTCTCCAGCATGGCCGGGGGCCAGCAGGCGGGCATTCAGCGCCCCGGCACCGTGCCCGGACTCGGCCTGAACGACTCGGGCAACGTGACCACGACGCTGGACGGTGCCCCCTTCCTGCATCCCCGGGGCGGCATGACCTTCACGCTGGTGGGGCGACAGGGGAGGGATGTTCGTGCCCGCCTCGCGCCGGGGGTCAGCGTGCTGATCTCGGAGGCGCAACTCGACGTGCTGCCTGGAGTGCCCCTTCCGGGCGTGGGCGGGGTGGTCCATCTGGACAGCCCAGTCGCCGCCCTGTCGCCCCTCACGGCGGCCCTGGTGGCGCGGCCCACCGCCCTTCTCACGGACGATCTGCGGATCAGGGTGCCGCTGGGCGGGGCGCGGGTGCCCTTCACGGTGGCCCAGGACCAGGAGGGTCGCCGCCTCACGCTCACCCTGTATGGGCTGGAGGCGGCGCCCACCCTGCCCGTCCCCCTCGCCGACCCGCTGATCGCCGGGGCCGAGGTGCAGCCGGTCGGGCTGGGCGTGACCCGGCTGACCCTGGACCTCACCGCCGCGCAGGCCTGGGGGTTCACCGCAAACTACGACGGGGACGACCTGCTCCTCACGGTGCGCCGCCCGCCAGTCCTCGACCCGGCACGGCCCCTGACCGGACGGGTGATCGTACTCGACGCAGGGCACGGGGGAACGCAACTCGGGGGGGCGGGCGCGCTGCGGGTGCCCGAAAAGGACCTCACCCTGCCGGTCGCCCGGCGCGCCGCCGAGCTGCTGCGCTCGCGGGGGGCGCAGGTGGTCCTCACCCGGGAGGCGGACGTGACCCTGGGGCTGTACGAGCGGGGCCTGACGGCCGAGGCCGTGCGCGCGGACCTGCTCGTGTCCATCCACGCCAACGCCCTGCCCGACGGGCGGGACCCGCGCGGCATCCGCGGGCCGGAAGTGTACTTCACCCACCCGCAGGCGCAGGCTCCAGCCGCCGCCATCCTGGCCGCGCTGCGCCGCACCCTGCCCGACCTCGGCCCGGGATCGGGCCTCAAGCCGGGCGCCGACCTCGCCCTGACGCGGCCCACCACCCAGCCCAGCCTGCTCGTCGAGACGGCCTACCTGACCGACCCCGGCAACCTCCGCGTGCTGATGGACTCCGCCGGGCGCGAGCGCCTCGCACAGGCCATCGCGGCGGGCATCACCGACTTCTACGCGGGGCAGGTGGGCGGACACTGA
- a CDS encoding VOC family protein, whose translation MLSAGLRPLFRKVDCLQIPVPNLEAGLGFYRDGLGHELLRRTATAAGL comes from the coding sequence ATGCTCTCGGCCGGCCTCCGGCCCCTGTTCAGGAAGGTGGACTGCCTTCAGATTCCCGTGCCCAATCTGGAGGCTGGCCTGGGGTTCTACCGGGACGGTCTGGGCCATGAATTGCTCCGGCGGACAGCCACCGCCGCCGGATTGTGA
- a CDS encoding VOC family protein: MPETDTELVLQTERPEPEVNLLVASADAAADAIRQAGGQVVEPPFDVQVGRCAVLLDPWGSRLVALDLGKGRLATDAQKNVTGTEP; the protein is encoded by the coding sequence ATGCCGGAGACCGACACCGAACTCGTCCTCCAGACCGAACGTCCCGAGCCCGAGGTCAATCTGCTCGTCGCCTCCGCCGATGCCGCGGCAGACGCGATCCGGCAAGCCGGGGGACAGGTCGTGGAGCCGCCCTTTGACGTTCAGGTAGGCCGCTGCGCCGTCCTGCTGGACCCCTGGGGGAGCCGCCTGGTCGCGCTGGACCTGGGCAAAGGCCGCCTGGCGACCGATGCACAGAAGAACGTGACGGGGACCGAACCCTAA
- a CDS encoding arginine--tRNA ligase, with protein MDLKAELKAAVERAAADLGAPLDVAIQETPANKPGDYGTPAAFQIAKTLGQNPAQVAAQLAGKVELPRGISRVEAAGPFLNFFVDVGTFVRQVVEEPVLTPARGGKVVIEHTSVNPNKELHVGHLRNVVLGDSMARIFRAAGFEVEVQNYIDDTGRQAAEALFAVQHYHRVWDGVQKYDHWLGEGYVRLNADPEKPALEEGISAVMHRLEAGELRGEIEKVVKAHLETCFRLGARYDLLNWESDVVGSGFLAQAMNILEESRYTQHPTEGKYTGAFVMDVSEFMPGLEEPNVVLMRSDGTAMYAAKDIGYQFWKFGLFEGMKFKPFIQDPEGKTVWTSAPDGQPDTQKRFGHAQEVINVIDSRQEHPQKIVRASLGVAGHPEEEERSVHLSYAFVTLEGQTISGRKGIAVSADEAMDEAEKRALTVLAEINPDLAAREDAGEIARRIGIGAIRFAMLKAEPTRKIDFRWEQALALNGDTAPYVQYAAVRAANILRKAQEAGYATDGTGADWSALPDVDLTLAKMVARLPEVVEQAVRIHSPHVIAQYALDLATAFNAWYNAKDKAGKSATNVLHSPEGLREARLALVGRLRKGFEETLALIGIGVPSAM; from the coding sequence ATGGACCTCAAGGCCGAACTCAAAGCCGCCGTCGAACGGGCCGCCGCCGACCTCGGCGCGCCGCTCGACGTGGCGATTCAGGAAACTCCGGCGAACAAGCCCGGCGACTACGGCACACCCGCCGCCTTTCAGATTGCCAAGACGCTGGGGCAAAACCCCGCGCAGGTCGCGGCCCAACTCGCCGGGAAGGTCGAGCTGCCCCGGGGCATCTCCCGCGTGGAGGCCGCCGGGCCTTTCCTGAACTTCTTCGTGGACGTGGGGACGTTCGTGCGCCAGGTCGTGGAGGAACCCGTCCTGACTCCGGCCAGGGGCGGCAAGGTCGTCATCGAGCACACCTCCGTCAACCCGAACAAGGAACTGCACGTCGGGCACCTGCGGAACGTCGTGCTGGGCGACTCCATGGCCCGCATTTTCCGAGCAGCGGGGTTTGAGGTCGAGGTGCAGAACTATATCGACGACACCGGGCGCCAGGCCGCCGAGGCCCTCTTCGCGGTACAGCATTACCACCGCGTCTGGGACGGCGTGCAGAAGTACGACCACTGGCTCGGCGAGGGCTACGTGCGCCTGAACGCCGACCCCGAGAAGCCAGCCTTGGAAGAGGGCATCAGCGCCGTCATGCACCGTCTGGAGGCCGGGGAGCTGCGGGGCGAGATCGAGAAGGTTGTGAAAGCCCACCTCGAAACCTGCTTCCGGCTGGGTGCCCGCTACGACCTGCTGAACTGGGAGTCGGACGTGGTCGGCAGCGGTTTTCTCGCGCAGGCGATGAACATTCTGGAGGAGAGCCGCTACACCCAGCACCCCACGGAAGGGAAGTACACGGGCGCCTTCGTGATGGACGTGTCCGAGTTCATGCCCGGCCTGGAGGAGCCGAACGTCGTGCTGATGCGCTCGGACGGCACGGCGATGTACGCGGCCAAGGACATCGGCTACCAGTTCTGGAAGTTCGGCCTCTTCGAGGGGATGAAATTCAAGCCCTTCATCCAGGACCCCGAGGGCAAGACGGTCTGGACGAGTGCGCCGGACGGGCAGCCCGACACCCAGAAGCGCTTCGGCCACGCGCAGGAGGTCATCAACGTGATCGACTCGCGGCAGGAACATCCCCAGAAAATTGTGAGGGCGTCGCTGGGTGTGGCGGGTCACCCGGAGGAGGAGGAGCGCAGCGTCCACCTCTCCTACGCCTTCGTGACGCTGGAGGGGCAGACCATCAGTGGGCGCAAGGGCATTGCCGTCAGCGCGGACGAGGCGATGGACGAGGCCGAGAAGCGGGCGCTGACCGTACTCGCCGAGATCAACCCTGACCTCGCCGCCCGGGAGGACGCCGGGGAGATCGCCCGCCGCATCGGCATCGGCGCCATCCGCTTCGCCATGCTCAAGGCCGAGCCGACGCGCAAGATCGACTTCCGCTGGGAGCAGGCGCTCGCGCTCAACGGGGACACGGCTCCGTATGTCCAGTACGCCGCCGTCCGCGCCGCGAACATTCTCCGCAAGGCGCAGGAGGCCGGGTACGCGACCGACGGCACGGGCGCCGACTGGTCCGCCCTCCCCGACGTGGACCTCACCCTCGCCAAGATGGTCGCCCGGCTCCCCGAGGTCGTCGAGCAGGCCGTCCGCATCCACTCGCCGCACGTGATCGCCCAGTACGCCCTCGACCTCGCCACCGCCTTCAACGCCTGGTACAACGCCAAGGACAAGGCCGGGAAGTCCGCCACCAACGTCCTCCACAGTCCCGAGGGTCTGCGCGAAGCCCGCCTCGCCCTTGTCGGCCGCCTCAGAAAGGGCTTCGAGGAGACGCTGGCGCTCATCGGGATCGGGGTCCCAAGCGCCATGTAA